Proteins encoded within one genomic window of Lysinibacillus louembei:
- a CDS encoding ABC transporter ATP-binding protein — protein sequence MVLRVKQLTKKYKNKTVLKDISFSVNAGEIIGLVGPNGAGKSTLMRSILALEAIENGTITVNDIANNQPDFYKYISFLPSDNYLYMSLTGYDHLSFVANIYNLEKTEIEETIDLIGIRSYVNQPIKSYSYGMRQHLLIALSILTKPIIILMDEPFNGLDPTSIIELKQLIRTLHSQGISIFISTHNLDILEDLTQTIWFIKDGELFTNSPVDTMSTSYEIAFFYQGNIEELMKDSYLPFKMNDSLLMTNSAHSIEKYLEWLIKNGVQIQSVNRSKRNLEDAYRHFYDV from the coding sequence ATGGTACTACGAGTCAAACAGCTTACGAAAAAATATAAAAATAAAACAGTTCTAAAAGATATCTCTTTTTCTGTTAATGCAGGAGAAATTATTGGCCTTGTAGGACCAAACGGAGCTGGAAAGTCTACCCTAATGCGCTCCATACTGGCATTAGAGGCTATTGAAAATGGCACAATTACTGTGAATGACATTGCTAACAATCAGCCCGACTTTTATAAATATATTTCTTTTTTACCAAGTGATAATTACTTATATATGTCCTTAACTGGCTATGATCACTTATCCTTTGTAGCTAATATTTATAACTTAGAAAAGACCGAAATCGAAGAGACGATTGATTTAATTGGTATTCGTTCCTATGTCAATCAGCCGATTAAATCCTATTCTTATGGAATGAGACAGCATTTACTCATTGCTTTAAGTATATTAACAAAGCCGATTATTATTTTAATGGATGAGCCCTTTAATGGATTAGATCCAACGAGCATAATCGAGCTGAAGCAGCTAATTCGCACTCTTCATTCACAAGGAATTAGCATTTTTATCTCAACACATAACTTAGATATTTTGGAGGATTTGACGCAGACAATTTGGTTTATTAAAGATGGTGAGCTATTCACAAATAGCCCTGTCGACACGATGAGCACATCTTATGAAATTGCATTTTTTTATCAGGGTAATATAGAGGAACTAATGAAAGATAGTTACCTTCCGTTTAAAATGAATGACAGCCTTTTAATGACAAATTCTGCACATAGTATAGAAAAATATCTTGAATGGCTAATAAAAAACGGCGTACAAATTCAATCAGTCAACCGCAGTAAGCGAAACTTAGAGGATGCATACAGACATTTTTACGATGTGTAA
- a CDS encoding helix-turn-helix domain-containing protein: protein MKLGEKIRSKRIELQLTQQQLADKVFVTRQTIFKWELDKSIPDPLTLTLLENALNSKLHAVDVSQTKGVQNMRLLQNILGVLLFGILFLPFRMGGVFIKKGWSNPLVRFIVIPILIVGYLLYINSLNMKAFYLIVGFSIALYLTTSVYFYSNNAYKES, encoded by the coding sequence ATGAAGCTAGGAGAAAAAATTCGCTCCAAACGGATAGAGCTACAACTAACACAGCAGCAATTAGCTGACAAAGTCTTTGTTACAAGACAAACAATTTTTAAATGGGAGTTGGATAAAAGCATTCCAGATCCCCTCACCTTAACATTATTGGAAAATGCTTTGAATTCAAAGCTACATGCTGTTGACGTCTCACAAACGAAAGGAGTACAAAATATGAGGTTGCTACAAAATATTTTAGGTGTATTGCTTTTTGGTATTTTGTTTTTACCATTTAGAATGGGTGGTGTATTTATCAAAAAGGGATGGTCAAATCCACTTGTTAGATTTATTGTCATTCCAATATTGATAGTAGGCTACCTTCTCTACATTAATTCCCTTAACATGAAAGCATTTTATTTAATTGTTGGATTCTCCATCGCACTTTATTTAACAACAAGTGTTTATTTTTACTCTAACAATGCATATAAGGAAAGCTAA
- a CDS encoding LysE family transporter, with protein sequence MPVGAITVEMTKQGLKNGFFHGWAVGLGGMTIDLLLIVALYLGFAQVLALPYVQMPLWIIGAVFLFLLAYDSIKNADQDITLAGEKVNKSLWTTYRNGFLVALSPGNLVFWVSVFGVVLADSYTAQSSSFLLAALGILTGILVHDIGLLSIVSVTRRVMNRKMIQWTSIVAGLLLFGFACYFLYRFYMDISNYI encoded by the coding sequence ATGCCTGTTGGTGCAATCACGGTTGAAATGACGAAGCAGGGCTTAAAAAATGGCTTTTTTCATGGTTGGGCAGTTGGCTTAGGTGGAATGACGATTGATTTACTATTAATCGTTGCGCTTTATTTAGGGTTTGCACAGGTGTTGGCATTACCTTACGTGCAAATGCCTTTATGGATTATTGGTGCAGTTTTTTTATTTTTACTTGCCTATGACTCAATTAAAAATGCGGATCAGGATATTACGTTGGCTGGAGAAAAGGTCAATAAGTCGCTATGGACAACTTATCGCAACGGTTTTCTTGTTGCGTTATCGCCTGGTAATTTAGTATTTTGGGTGTCTGTTTTTGGAGTCGTATTAGCAGATTCCTATACAGCGCAATCGAGTAGTTTTTTACTAGCGGCTCTGGGGATTCTGACAGGGATATTAGTGCATGATATTGGGCTGCTATCGATTGTTTCGGTCACGCGTAGAGTGATGAATCGTAAAATGATTCAATGGACCTCGATTGTAGCAGGACTATTATTATTTGGCTTCGCATGTTATTTTTTATACCGCTTTTATATGGATATCAGTAATTATATTTGA
- a CDS encoding methyl-accepting chemotaxis protein: MKSIKHRLLFFILGLLLLASTLNAGLAVWIVNTKSQEVLIEKAQEQVLEMAQQAEMILNSETDAISALQAFVDAKAQQDNVAYAIIIDKNVQAVAHSDVEKLGKIYDDDYTIDGATKGVKQFSRFYADVQGMWTYDIMEPIYHNGELYGVIDIGVPESGIKSIIDSVLTFQIIIGIASFLIIGGLMWWSISRIVRALKGLEGTLQQTANLNFNESDELEHLSKHKDEIGQMAKGISTMRSALRDVTTNIHSTSNELVESSTTLLQIADDTAQTTDEISLAINDIAHSTEEQAHDTEKGVEQLDHLSGNIDRVIEHTEKIAAMTAQIDDLSNQGVGTVQQLSMWSEKNRNSSQQVSAIVQEVDKTSSDISSIVNTITEIASQTNLLALNASIESARVGEAGKGFAVVADEIRKLSEQTSNATEDIKNKITAIQAISKSAVTEIESSIEIVEQNAQAATNTSDIFNTIKEALDQTIEVAREVQQLSSEMNQSKEQIISAIHNISASAVETSAGAEQVSASAQEQLKSIGIVSEKARDLNIIAEQLRKEVDKFAL, from the coding sequence ATGAAAAGCATTAAACATCGATTACTTTTTTTCATACTAGGACTACTACTACTTGCCTCAACACTTAATGCAGGCTTAGCAGTCTGGATTGTGAATACAAAGAGCCAGGAAGTTCTCATTGAAAAAGCACAAGAGCAAGTTTTAGAAATGGCGCAACAAGCTGAGATGATTTTAAATTCTGAAACAGATGCAATCTCTGCACTGCAAGCCTTTGTAGATGCAAAGGCGCAACAGGACAATGTTGCATATGCAATTATTATCGACAAAAATGTGCAAGCAGTTGCACATAGCGATGTAGAAAAATTAGGAAAAATATATGATGATGACTACACAATTGACGGAGCGACAAAAGGTGTTAAACAATTTTCTCGATTTTATGCAGACGTCCAAGGTATGTGGACATACGACATTATGGAGCCTATTTATCACAATGGCGAGCTTTACGGTGTAATCGACATTGGTGTTCCTGAAAGTGGTATTAAATCAATTATTGACTCTGTTTTAACTTTCCAAATAATTATTGGTATTGCAAGCTTTTTAATTATCGGTGGACTTATGTGGTGGAGCATTAGCCGCATCGTTCGAGCACTGAAAGGTCTTGAAGGCACTCTACAGCAAACAGCTAATTTAAACTTTAACGAAAGCGATGAATTAGAGCATCTTTCAAAGCATAAAGACGAAATTGGACAAATGGCAAAAGGGATTTCAACAATGCGCTCTGCACTACGTGATGTAACAACGAATATTCACAGCACAAGTAATGAGCTAGTTGAATCTTCCACAACACTTTTACAAATCGCTGATGACACAGCACAAACGACGGATGAAATTAGCTTAGCAATTAACGACATTGCTCATTCAACAGAAGAGCAAGCACATGATACAGAAAAAGGCGTTGAGCAATTAGACCATCTTTCAGGCAATATTGACCGCGTCATTGAGCATACCGAAAAAATTGCCGCAATGACAGCGCAAATTGATGATCTAAGCAACCAAGGTGTTGGGACGGTGCAACAGCTTTCAATGTGGTCAGAAAAGAACCGCAACTCATCACAGCAGGTTAGCGCAATCGTTCAAGAGGTGGATAAAACATCCTCAGATATTTCGAGTATCGTTAATACAATTACCGAAATCGCTTCACAAACAAATTTACTTGCACTGAACGCTTCTATCGAATCCGCTCGAGTTGGAGAGGCTGGTAAAGGCTTCGCCGTTGTTGCTGACGAAATTCGAAAGCTTTCTGAGCAAACATCTAATGCAACAGAGGATATTAAAAATAAAATTACAGCGATTCAAGCCATTTCAAAAAGCGCTGTGACAGAAATAGAATCGAGCATTGAAATTGTTGAGCAAAATGCACAAGCAGCAACAAATACTAGCGATATTTTCAATACGATTAAAGAAGCGTTAGATCAAACAATTGAAGTTGCTCGTGAGGTTCAGCAGCTTTCATCAGAAATGAATCAAAGCAAGGAGCAAATTATTAGTGCTATTCATAATATATCTGCTTCCGCAGTTGAAACATCTGCTGGTGCCGAGCAAGTTTCTGCCTCTGCTCAGGAGCAATTAAAGAGCATTGGTATCGTGTCAGAAAAAGCTCGTGATTTAAATATAATTGCTGAGCAACTAAGAAAAGAAGTAGATAAATTTGCCTTGTAA